One segment of Alkaliphilus flagellatus DNA contains the following:
- a CDS encoding N-acetylmuramoyl-L-alanine amidase family protein — protein MHKKPIIIIIGSYKKRAIPLCILLICILIFPMFIFNISYPVFNNTSSKTIVIDPGHGGIDGGSSHNDLLEKNINLEVSLKLKKILHDKNINVVMTRDDDTSLESKSNINASRYRRDLNARKSIIDNNNAELFVSIHVNAHPKNTKVQGVHVIHHPTSKDSEHLAKEICDSINKLVFNEFLKTEQIKAEVLTGNFYVLRESKSPGVIIEIGFITTPEDRKLIQNEDYQYKIATAIAQGIIEYIANKY, from the coding sequence ATGCATAAAAAGCCTATCATAATAATTATTGGGTCTTATAAAAAAAGAGCTATACCTCTTTGTATTTTACTTATATGTATACTAATTTTTCCTATGTTTATTTTTAATATTTCTTATCCGGTTTTTAATAACACTTCTTCAAAAACCATTGTGATAGACCCTGGACATGGCGGAATAGATGGTGGATCTAGTCATAATGATTTATTAGAAAAGAATATTAATCTAGAAGTATCATTAAAATTAAAAAAAATTCTACATGATAAAAATATAAATGTTGTTATGACAAGGGATGATGATACATCTCTTGAATCTAAGAGTAATATAAATGCCTCAAGATATAGAAGGGATTTAAATGCTAGAAAAAGTATTATTGACAACAATAATGCTGAGTTGTTCGTCAGTATCCATGTAAATGCACATCCTAAGAATACTAAAGTCCAAGGAGTTCACGTAATTCATCACCCTACATCGAAAGATAGTGAACATTTAGCTAAGGAAATTTGTGATTCAATCAATAAGCTAGTTTTTAATGAATTTTTAAAAACAGAACAAATTAAGGCAGAAGTATTGACTGGAAACTTCTATGTGTTAAGAGAATCTAAATCTCCTGGTGTTATAATAGAAATAGGTTTTATAACAACTCCAGAAGATAGAAAACTTATTCAAAATGAAGATTATCAATATAAAATCGCTACAGCTATTGCACAAGGAATTATTGAATATATAGCAAATAAATATTAA
- a CDS encoding YceG family protein, giving the protein MESISLNKIKRQETEAYKASVEIDRILHYETEGNYRSWQFENYQVIKNTLKTTYDELFILWKEEARFRQGFKVEDDTVIVPNIFAKISGTHRDLELYWNELDQLKKDDKTTIFINSIPFTSPNKNRSFNKCILNDKELFDLDIVKSMDNYPLAYLKTSSQNLILSKINEMIQSKDLFNFEITTELKYKILDTILNLKDQYLNLIQNFDYPFNIPKLVVFDSSKNIFSQEDIISLVFLHLVGFDIVIFTPTGYNNLEKYINDLCFDTHRLEEVQYNLQSMKNTTNHIDKPKRKRITAGILAIFLGGLGGHKFYLGRPIQGVLMLLFWWTLIPTIVGIVQGVEYLKNSDETFIQESKEIKRVTAGLLAIFFGGFGIHKFYLGKVFQGLLHFIFFFTLIPFVIGIKEGLKYLKATDQEFYLQYC; this is encoded by the coding sequence ATGGAGTCCATTTCTTTAAATAAAATAAAAAGACAAGAAACAGAAGCATACAAGGCTTCTGTAGAAATTGATCGCATTTTACACTATGAAACAGAAGGAAATTATCGTTCATGGCAGTTTGAGAATTATCAGGTAATAAAGAATACCCTTAAGACAACCTATGATGAACTTTTTATATTATGGAAAGAAGAGGCGAGATTTAGGCAGGGCTTTAAAGTGGAAGATGATACGGTAATTGTTCCAAATATTTTTGCTAAGATCAGTGGTACACATAGAGATTTAGAACTTTACTGGAATGAACTAGATCAATTAAAGAAGGATGATAAAACAACTATTTTTATAAATTCTATACCTTTTACATCTCCTAATAAAAATCGTAGTTTTAATAAATGTATTTTAAATGATAAGGAATTATTTGATTTAGATATAGTAAAATCCATGGATAATTATCCACTTGCTTATTTAAAAACTTCATCACAAAACCTTATTTTATCTAAGATTAATGAGATGATTCAGTCCAAGGATTTATTTAACTTTGAAATAACTACTGAATTAAAGTACAAAATATTAGATACTATTTTAAATCTTAAGGATCAATATTTAAATTTGATTCAAAACTTTGACTATCCTTTTAATATTCCTAAGCTAGTAGTATTCGATAGCAGTAAAAATATATTTAGTCAAGAAGATATTATTTCATTAGTTTTTCTTCACCTTGTTGGATTTGATATAGTTATATTTACACCAACTGGTTATAATAATTTGGAAAAGTATATTAATGATTTATGCTTTGACACACATAGATTGGAAGAAGTTCAATATAATCTACAATCAATGAAAAATACGACCAATCATATAGATAAGCCTAAAAGAAAAAGAATAACTGCAGGTATATTGGCAATATTTTTAGGAGGACTAGGTGGACATAAGTTTTATCTAGGTAGACCTATACAAGGAGTTCTTATGCTATTATTTTGGTGGACTCTAATTCCAACAATTGTTGGAATTGTACAAGGTGTAGAATATTTAAAAAATAGTGATGAAACCTTTATTCAGGAGAGTAAAGAAATTAAAAGAGTGACAGCAGGATTATTGGCTATTTTCTTTGGAGGATTTGGAATTCATAAGTTTTATTTAGGTAAGGTTTTC